AGCACCGTTACGCAGGACGGTATTTCATTAAGCCTGGGCAAGTCTTTTTACGATGGAAATATGATTGAAATCAACCTCAAGCGCAGCGGCAAAAACCTCTCAGGAGGCATAACGGAGAGCCGGTGGGATGCAGCTTCAGAGAGTCTGGTGCTGAAAAAGGGGGCGATTCAGAACGTTGAGGTGCTGCTGAACGGCAAAACCATCCGCGCAAGCAGCGGGGCCCCGCTGGCCACTCAGCCTTCAGCGCTCTTAAGCCCCGGGGCAAACGGTGATACTGCCGTTCTCCGCCTGTCGGACGCTTCCTGGCTGGGACCTAACCTGGCGGCTCTGCCGGATACGGTCCGAGTAACCTTGAAGGTCAGCCTGGAAGGAATTCAGAAGCCTTATACGCTGGAGGCTTCGCTCCAGAAACAGCCCAAAAACCAAACCGTTCTAAAGCCTAACCTCTCCAAACGTGACGGGGCGCTTACGGTTACTGCCGCCAAGGTGAACCGGACGGCCACCTCGGTCCGGCTGCAGCTGATCATGAAGCAGGTCAAGCCGGAGTCCATGCCGCTCTTCGAGGTGTATGATGATAAGGGAAAGCTGGTAGAGACCCTGATGAGCCGGGGAACCGATGACAACAGCAAAAATGGTGACTACTATTATGATATCCATCTTCAACCGCTTGATCCCGGCGTCAAAAGCATCACGCTTAAGCCCTTCTATCCTGAGTTTAAGGAGCCTGGTGCAACCTCAGGCCCGTACAAGCTGGACGGGAACGGCAAGCTCGTTAAAAAAGCGGTCAAAGCGCTGGAGATGAACATCCCGGTGAAATAGCCGCACTCTTTATAGACCTCTAAGTTAGACAAAACGGCCGGTTAAAGGACTTATCCTTTGACCGGCCGCTTTGCGTATTTTGTGATGACTTGTTACACGAACATCTCTGCTACCAGGAACAGGTTCAGCGCTACGACCAGCCCGGAGATCATCCAGCCCAGGATTGTGGTCCACCGGCGGTTGACCAGCCCCTTCATGATCTCGCGGTTGCTGGTGAAGATGACCAGCGGAATCAGCGCGAAGGCAATCCCGAAGGACAGCACCACCTGGCTCATCACCAGGGCGCTGGTCGCATTGATGCCGAAGGCGATAATGGCCAGCGGCGGAATAATTGTAATCGCGCGCCGGAGATAAAGATTGATTTTCTTGTTAATGAAGCCCTGCATCACGACATCCCCGGCCATCGTGCCGACCGACGAGCTGGACAGTCCGGCAATCAGCAGTCCAAGACCGAAGGAGACCGCAGTGACAGGTCCGGCCAGATTGCGGAACTGGGCGAAGGCGACATCCAGATCCTCGACGACCAGCCCGTTCTTGAAGAACAGTGCAGCCGCAACGATCACCATCGCCATATTCACCGCTCCGGCAATCAGCATGGCAATCAGTATATCGATGAATTCCAGCCGGAAAATCTGCTTCTTCTCCCGCTCATCCGCCCCGACAATCCGGCTCTGGGTCAGCGAGGAGTGCAGATAAATTGCATGGGGCATTACAGTAGCCCCGAGAATCCCTGCTGCCAGCAGGATGCTGTCCACGCCCTCGAACTTAGGGGTGAACATCCCGGTTATAACACTGCCTGCATCCGGCTTCGCCACAATAACCTGGAACGCAAAAGCGAGTACGACGATCATCACCATCCCGGCAATCCCGGCCTCCAGGGTACGGTAGCCGCGCCGCTGCAGCTCCAGAATGGCGAATGACCCTACTGCGGTAATCAATGCCGCCGGCAGCATCGGAATGCCGAACAGCAGATAGAGTCCGAGCGCTGCGCCGATGAATTCCGCCAGATCGGTAGCGATAATGACCAGCTCACTCTGAATCCACAGGAAGACCGACACGCCCTTCGGGAACCGCTCCCGCGCCACCTCCGGCAGATTCTTGCCGGTGGCAATGCCAAGCTTGGCGGATAAGGATTGTATCAGTACAGCCATCAGATTCGAGGCAAAAATAACCCATAACAGCAGATACCCGTATTTCGAGCCTGCGGTAATATTGGTGGCGAAATTGCCGGGGTCCAGGTAAGCTACGGAAGCGATGAAGGCCGGGCCCAGAAAAGGAAGAAGCCGCTTCAGCCCCTTCACATCCCCGTTCAGCACCGATTGTGCCGAATGGTGATTGGTATGGCCTTTAAATATAGGAGATGATTCTACTGCTGTGTTCTGCTCCATCATGTTCTGTCCCTCCTTTTGCCCGGAAAAAGTTGTCTTCACACACGAAAGTTTCCCGGGTGCAACATTTGATCTGGTCTTATTATAATCCTCTGCATGAGAATTGTAAATGGCTTTTCATTGATTTTTCATGCGCCGCCTCAACCCATATTATGTAAGGCTGCTCGGTTGAGTGAGGCTCTTGCCTTGTGTTATTACCCGCACTGCCTCCATCCGTCAACTTCCCTTAGACCTCCTGCCATGTTATATATGTACTTAGCTGAACAAGATAAGGAGAGCCTTAATAATGTCGAGAATTCTGATCGTGGAAGATGATCCGAAGATTGCAGATCTGCTGCTGTCAGCGATAGAGAAGTATGGTTATGAGGGGGTTAGGACCAGGGACTTCCGGCTGGTGCTGCAGGAATTCGAACAGGTGCGGCCGGATCTGGTGCTGCTGGATGTGAATCTGCCCAGCTATGACGGTTATTATTGGTGCCGGCAGATCCGCAATGTGTCTACTTGCCCTGTGTTGTTCATATCAGCGCGGGACGGAGAGATGGACCAGATTAGGGCGCTGGAGAACGGCGGGGATGATTATATTACGAAGCCCTTCCACTCCGGAATTGTACTGGCCAAAATCCATAGTCATCTCCGCCGGGCTTACGGGGAGTATGCCGCCAAACGCGGGGAGCTGATGCTGGAGAAGGCAGGACTCACGCTGTACCTGGAACGGCTTGAATTGCAGTATGGACAAGCAGCCGTAAGCCTTACCCGCAAGGAAGCGGATCTCACCGAGAGCCTGATGGAGCGTTATCCGCGGGTGGCCAGCCGCGAAGCGCTGCTGGAGAAGCTGTGGGACCCGGAGGCTTTTGTGGATGAGAACACGCTGAATGTGAATATTGCCCGGGTGCGGAAGAAATTTCAGGAGCTCGGGCTGGAGGATGCCGTGCTTACGATCAGAGGCTCAGGCTACCGGCTGAATCCAAGCTGGACTGAGGCTAAGCCATGAGGCTGTTTATCCGTGAACATGCTCTATTGTTGGCGGTTCAGCTGATGCAATTCGCTGCGATACTGTCTATTTACTGGCTCGACGGCTACCGTGATCTGCCGACTGCGCTGTATGCAGTCTTCATCGGCAGCTTCTTTCTCGGCTGCTATCTAATCTATCAATATTTCAGCAGGCGGCGTTATTATGACCGTCTTAGCCGGCCGCTGGAGACGCTGGACGAATCCTTCCAGACGCTGGAGGACAAGCCTGTCTCCAAGGCGCTGGAGCAGCTGCTGCACTCCCAGTACCGCCACTATCAGCAGCAGCTCACTGCGGTGAAGCTCCAGCAGGAGCAGCACTTAACCTTCATCGACCAATGGGTGCATCAGATGAAAACACCGTTGTCTGTCATTGAGCTGACGGTCCAGAACATAGACGAGCCGGAGTCCGCCAGCATCCGTGAGGAGCTGGAGCTTATGCGCCGCGGGCTGCACACCGTGCTGTACATGGCCCGGCTGCGGGCGTTTGAACAGGATTTTCACATTAAGCCTGTGCTCCTGCCGAAGCTGGTCAGCGAGACCGTCCATGATCACAAGCGGCTATTCATCCGCAACTCTATCTTTCCCGAGGTGAAGGTCTCCTCCCCCGGCATTACCGCCCAGAGCGATGAGAAATGGCTGTTCTTCATGCTGTCCCAACTGATCAGCAACGCCATTAAGTATTCCGCAGCAGCGGACAAGACGGGCAGCGGACAGAAGGTTACGATATCCTGCTATACCCGGGGAAGGGATGCAGTGATTGAAGTCAAGGATCAGGGCATCGGCATTCCGAAGTCTGACCACAAGCGGGTGTTCGCCCCCTTCTTCACTGGTGACAACGGGCGGGGACTGCGGGAGTCTACGGGAATGGGGCTGTATTTGACAAAGGAGGCGGCCGACCGCCTCGGGCACCGGCTGGAGCTGGAATCGGCGGTGGGTGAGGGTACGGTAATCAGGATTATTTTGACGGCCCAGCCTTAGCTTACAGACGTGTAATAAAAGTGAAATCTGAATCGATAGTTGCACGGCTGGCGTCTCCGGTATAGTGGTCCTATAACAATATTAGAGCTTATACAGAGAAGGAGAGAGCCCTATGCTGGAGGTACAACAGGTCAGTAAAATATATGAAGGAAACGTAGCCTACCGTGCGTTGACCAACATTGAACTAACAATAGAATCCGGGGAATTCGTAGGTATTATGGGGCCTTCGGGAAGCGGCAAAACCACGCTGCTGAATCTGATTGCCACCGTTGACGCTCCGACCACAGGAAGCATCCGGATTGGCGGCAAGGACACCGGCACGCTGGACAAAAATGAACTGGCGGTATTCCGCCGCCGTGAGCTGGGCTTTGTCTTTCAGGACTTCAATCTGCTGAACACCCTGACGGTAGAAGAGAATATCGTTCTCCCGCTTACACTGGATGGAACCAGGGTGCGTGAGATGAAGCAGAAGGCGCAGGCGATTGCCAGGAAGCTGGGCATTGAGGCCATTATGAAGAAGCGCACCTATGAGATCTCCGGCGGACAAGCCCAGCGGACAGCGGTTGCCAGAGCCATGATTCATTCCCCGAAGCTGCTGCTGGCGGATGAGCCTACCGGCAATCTCGATTCGGGTGCAGCCAGGGATGTAATGAATCTGCTGGAGACGATCAACGAACAGCAGGGAACGACCATGATGCTGGTAACGCATGACGCTGTTGCGGCCAGCTATTGCCACCGTGTGGTCTTCATTAAGGATGGCCGATTCTATACAGAGATCCACCGCGGCGACAACCGCCAGAGCTTTTTCCAGAAAATCATTGATACACTTTCGCTGTTAGGGGGGTACAGCCATGACGTTCCGCCAGTTCGCATTCCGTAATGTCTCCCGGAACAAGCGGCTGTACACCGCCTATTTTCTCAGCAGCATGTTTACGGTAATGGTCTTCTTCACCTTCTCCATCTTCGCCTATCATCCGGTGTTCAGCGCAGACCGTCTCCAATCCAGCGCTGCTCTGGCGCTTTCGGTCGCCAAATGGATTATCTATGTGTTCTCCTTTTTCTTCGTGCTGTACTCTATGAGCTCCTTTCTGCAATCGCGGAAACGGGAGTTCGGGCTAATGATGATGCATGGCATGACTACCCGTCAGCTGCGGAGAATGATTTTCCTGGAGAATATGATGATCGGGGCGGGTGCTACGGTCAGTGGCATCGGACTCGGCGTGATTTTTGCCAAGGGCATTCTGCTTGCCGGAGAGCGTGTGCTTGCCCTTCATGAGCGGCTGCTGTTCTATTTCCCGGTGAAGGCGATTGTACTGACCCTGATCTCCTTCATGCTGCTGTTCGCCTTCATCTCCCTCTTCATTTCGGCGGTGCTGCGCAGCGGCAAGCTGATTACGCTCATCAAGGCAAGCCGTCAACCCAAACCGGAGCCAAAGGCCTCCATTCTGTTGTCTCTGCTGGTGGTCCTGCTGCTGGGGAGCGGGTACTACCTGGCGCTGCGGACCAGCGGGCTAAATGTAATGCTGATGCTTGTGCCCGTTGCCGTCATGGTGATCATCGGCACCTATCTGCTGTTTACACAGCTTAGCGTCTATCTGATCCGGGAGCTGAAGGCGCGCGAGGGGCTGTTCTGGCGCAGAACCAATATGCTGCTGCTCTCCGATCTGTCTTACCGGATGAAGGACAACGCCCGCTCCTTCTTCCTGGTGGCGATTATCTCTACCGTTTCATTCAGCTCTATAGGAACCCTGTACGGATTCCAGTCTATGCTGAACGGGGCGCTTAAGGAGCAGAATCCCTATCTGTTCACCTATCTGTCTGCACAAGGAGACAGTAAGGCAGAGACCCATATCCGGCTGATCGACGAGAGCTTACACAAGGCTGGCATTACAGCGGGCAGAACAGGGCTGGCCCTCAACTATTACAAGACTGCGGACGGGGGCCGATTGCTGATTCTGGTG
This region of Paenibacillus sp. FSL K6-1096 genomic DNA includes:
- a CDS encoding DUF5643 domain-containing protein, with translation MNQWIRITGIAGLTLSLLGAGFADNHRAGAAPAIGAAVQKAAPAASTVTQDGISLSLGKSFYDGNMIEINLKRSGKNLSGGITESRWDAASESLVLKKGAIQNVEVLLNGKTIRASSGAPLATQPSALLSPGANGDTAVLRLSDASWLGPNLAALPDTVRVTLKVSLEGIQKPYTLEASLQKQPKNQTVLKPNLSKRDGALTVTAAKVNRTATSVRLQLIMKQVKPESMPLFEVYDDKGKLVETLMSRGTDDNSKNGDYYYDIHLQPLDPGVKSITLKPFYPEFKEPGATSGPYKLDGNGKLVKKAVKALEMNIPVK
- a CDS encoding Nramp family divalent metal transporter, which translates into the protein MEQNTAVESSPIFKGHTNHHSAQSVLNGDVKGLKRLLPFLGPAFIASVAYLDPGNFATNITAGSKYGYLLLWVIFASNLMAVLIQSLSAKLGIATGKNLPEVARERFPKGVSVFLWIQSELVIIATDLAEFIGAALGLYLLFGIPMLPAALITAVGSFAILELQRRGYRTLEAGIAGMVMIVVLAFAFQVIVAKPDAGSVITGMFTPKFEGVDSILLAAGILGATVMPHAIYLHSSLTQSRIVGADEREKKQIFRLEFIDILIAMLIAGAVNMAMVIVAAALFFKNGLVVEDLDVAFAQFRNLAGPVTAVSFGLGLLIAGLSSSSVGTMAGDVVMQGFINKKINLYLRRAITIIPPLAIIAFGINATSALVMSQVVLSFGIAFALIPLVIFTSNREIMKGLVNRRWTTILGWMISGLVVALNLFLVAEMFV
- a CDS encoding response regulator transcription factor, which encodes MSRILIVEDDPKIADLLLSAIEKYGYEGVRTRDFRLVLQEFEQVRPDLVLLDVNLPSYDGYYWCRQIRNVSTCPVLFISARDGEMDQIRALENGGDDYITKPFHSGIVLAKIHSHLRRAYGEYAAKRGELMLEKAGLTLYLERLELQYGQAAVSLTRKEADLTESLMERYPRVASREALLEKLWDPEAFVDENTLNVNIARVRKKFQELGLEDAVLTIRGSGYRLNPSWTEAKP
- a CDS encoding sensor histidine kinase, encoding MRLFIREHALLLAVQLMQFAAILSIYWLDGYRDLPTALYAVFIGSFFLGCYLIYQYFSRRRYYDRLSRPLETLDESFQTLEDKPVSKALEQLLHSQYRHYQQQLTAVKLQQEQHLTFIDQWVHQMKTPLSVIELTVQNIDEPESASIREELELMRRGLHTVLYMARLRAFEQDFHIKPVLLPKLVSETVHDHKRLFIRNSIFPEVKVSSPGITAQSDEKWLFFMLSQLISNAIKYSAAADKTGSGQKVTISCYTRGRDAVIEVKDQGIGIPKSDHKRVFAPFFTGDNGRGLRESTGMGLYLTKEAADRLGHRLELESAVGEGTVIRIILTAQP
- a CDS encoding ABC transporter ATP-binding protein, whose product is MLEVQQVSKIYEGNVAYRALTNIELTIESGEFVGIMGPSGSGKTTLLNLIATVDAPTTGSIRIGGKDTGTLDKNELAVFRRRELGFVFQDFNLLNTLTVEENIVLPLTLDGTRVREMKQKAQAIARKLGIEAIMKKRTYEISGGQAQRTAVARAMIHSPKLLLADEPTGNLDSGAARDVMNLLETINEQQGTTMMLVTHDAVAASYCHRVVFIKDGRFYTEIHRGDNRQSFFQKIIDTLSLLGGYSHDVPPVRIP
- a CDS encoding ABC transporter permease; this encodes MTFRQFAFRNVSRNKRLYTAYFLSSMFTVMVFFTFSIFAYHPVFSADRLQSSAALALSVAKWIIYVFSFFFVLYSMSSFLQSRKREFGLMMMHGMTTRQLRRMIFLENMMIGAGATVSGIGLGVIFAKGILLAGERVLALHERLLFYFPVKAIVLTLISFMLLFAFISLFISAVLRSGKLITLIKASRQPKPEPKASILLSLLVVLLLGSGYYLALRTSGLNVMLMLVPVAVMVIIGTYLLFTQLSVYLIRELKAREGLFWRRTNMLLLSDLSYRMKDNARSFFLVAIISTVSFSSIGTLYGFQSMLNGALKEQNPYLFTYLSAQGDSKAETHIRLIDESLHKAGITAGRTGLALNYYKTADGGRLLILVKQSEYNRLAEQMGMKPIRLNNGKAAIVDFGLSRKGEELLNQPVKLQAGAVIEADQTVVSAALRSVSGYYVVSDEWMARLAQPLKVSHYYAWLGEIGQPGIESVGQRLTSKLPYDEFYNFYALEYETSRINDYFGPLMFIGLFVGIVFFVSAGSFLYFRLYSDLDEDKLKFKAISKLGLSHKELGKILNRQIGLLFFAPIVVALVHGAVALTALSHMFQYKLFKESVLVLSLFLLIQVIYFFIVRLFYTRQIRSALAG